In a genomic window of Octopus sinensis unplaced genomic scaffold, ASM634580v1 Contig10964, whole genome shotgun sequence:
- the LOC115228735 gene encoding protein dj-1beta-like has product MLFDAVVCPGGMGGVQNLIESPIVGKILKNHQVSGMVVSAICAAPMCLAAHKVGEGRTVTCYPALKKTIEDYGHFKNVTTGNDVEIDGNFLTSRGPGTAMKFAVQLVALLRGQSIADKLANDLLLN; this is encoded by the coding sequence ATGCTATTCGACGCTGTGGTTTGTCCCGGAGGAATGGGTGGGGTCCAGAACCTCATAGAGAGTCCCATCGTGGGCAAAATATTAAAGAACCACCAAGTCTCTGGAATGGTGGTCTCTGCCATATGTGCTGCCCCCATGTGTTTGGCTGCCCACAAGGTTGGGGAGGGGAGGACTGTCACCTGCTATCCTGCCTTGAAAAAGACTATAGAGGATTATGGCCATTTTAAGAATGTCACTACTGGAAATGACGTTGAAATTGATGGGAATTTTCTCACAAGTCgaggaccaggtactgcaatgAAGTTTGCTGTTCAGTTGGTGGCTCTTTTGAGAGGACAGTCAATTGCCGACAAATTGGCCAATGATTTGCTTCTTAATTAA